A genomic stretch from Echeneis naucrates chromosome 6, fEcheNa1.1, whole genome shotgun sequence includes:
- the pitpnc1b gene encoding cytoplasmic phosphatidylinositol transfer protein 1b isoform X2, which yields MISKHSCEQSGGGEGVEVVRNELDIHPKHGPGQVTEKRIYLSSKLPSWAKAFVPRFFYVTEKAWNFYPFTITEYSVSFLPKFSIHIETRFENNNGDNNNVFGDTPTPAGSVSFLDILSDPIPEKHYKESEDLSHWQSSKTCRGPLEEGWRDNHKPIMCSYKRVQCSFEVYGFQTRTEEFIHRNIRDILLVGHRQAVAWTDEWHGLSLEEVREYEKAMQERTNSKVKSSQNNSGPPVTPRPAFSRSISVTDERSLRKMGVSTVAMPDPSSPSAPPCPIRLNSTPE from the exons ATGATCAGTAAGCACAGCTGTGAGCAGAGTGGTGGGGgagaaggtgtggaggtggtgAGAAATGAGTTGGATATTCACCCCAAGCACGGCCCGGGACAAGTGACCGAGAAGAGAATCTACCTCAGCAG TAAACTGCCGTCTTGGGCGAAAGCTTTCGTTCCACGTTTCTTCTATGTTACAGAAAAGGCCTGGAACTTCTACCCATTCACTATCACAG AGTACTCA GTATCATTCCTCCCCAAATTCAGCATCCACATTGAGACAAGATTTGAAAACAACAACGGCGATAACAACAAT GTGTTCGGGGATACGCCGACCCCAGCAGGGAGTGTGAGTTTCCTGGATATTCTGAGTGACCCTATCCCTGAAAAGCACTACAAAGAGTCAGAG GACCTGAGTCACTGGCAGTCCAGTAAAACATGCAGAGGGCCTCTGGAGGAAGGGTGGAGAGACAACCACAAGCCCATTATGTGCTCTTACAAAAGGGTGCAGTGCAGTTTTGAGGTGTATGGCTTCCAGACAAGGACTGAGGAGTTTATTCACAGA aACATTCGGGACATTCTCCTGGTTGGTCACAGGCAGGCCGTAGCATGGACAGATGAATGGCACG GGTTGAGTTTGGAAGAGGTGAGAGAATATGAGAAGGCAATGCAAGAGAGGACCAACAGCAAAGTCAAATCCAGCCAGAACAACTCAG GCCCACCAGTGACTCCTCGTCCTGCATTCTCTCGCTCCATCTCTGTGACAGATGAACGTTCCCTGAGGAAGATGGGAGTGTCGACTGTGGCCATGCCTGACCCATCAAGCCCCTCTGCGCCCCCCTGTCCCATTCGCCTCAACTCCACCCCTGAAtga
- the pitpnc1b gene encoding cytoplasmic phosphatidylinositol transfer protein 1b isoform X1, protein MLMKEYRICMPLTVEEYRTGQLYMISKHSCEQSGGGEGVEVVRNELDIHPKHGPGQVTEKRIYLSSKLPSWAKAFVPRFFYVTEKAWNFYPFTITEYSVSFLPKFSIHIETRFENNNGDNNNVFGDTPTPAGSVSFLDILSDPIPEKHYKESEDLSHWQSSKTCRGPLEEGWRDNHKPIMCSYKRVQCSFEVYGFQTRTEEFIHRNIRDILLVGHRQAVAWTDEWHGLSLEEVREYEKAMQERTNSKVKSSQNNSGPPVTPRPAFSRSISVTDERSLRKMGVSTVAMPDPSSPSAPPCPIRLNSTPE, encoded by the exons ATGTTGATGAAAGAGTACCGCATATGTATGCCATTGACTGTGGAAGAG TACAGGACCGGTCAGCTGTACATGATCAGTAAGCACAGCTGTGAGCAGAGTGGTGGGGgagaaggtgtggaggtggtgAGAAATGAGTTGGATATTCACCCCAAGCACGGCCCGGGACAAGTGACCGAGAAGAGAATCTACCTCAGCAG TAAACTGCCGTCTTGGGCGAAAGCTTTCGTTCCACGTTTCTTCTATGTTACAGAAAAGGCCTGGAACTTCTACCCATTCACTATCACAG AGTACTCA GTATCATTCCTCCCCAAATTCAGCATCCACATTGAGACAAGATTTGAAAACAACAACGGCGATAACAACAAT GTGTTCGGGGATACGCCGACCCCAGCAGGGAGTGTGAGTTTCCTGGATATTCTGAGTGACCCTATCCCTGAAAAGCACTACAAAGAGTCAGAG GACCTGAGTCACTGGCAGTCCAGTAAAACATGCAGAGGGCCTCTGGAGGAAGGGTGGAGAGACAACCACAAGCCCATTATGTGCTCTTACAAAAGGGTGCAGTGCAGTTTTGAGGTGTATGGCTTCCAGACAAGGACTGAGGAGTTTATTCACAGA aACATTCGGGACATTCTCCTGGTTGGTCACAGGCAGGCCGTAGCATGGACAGATGAATGGCACG GGTTGAGTTTGGAAGAGGTGAGAGAATATGAGAAGGCAATGCAAGAGAGGACCAACAGCAAAGTCAAATCCAGCCAGAACAACTCAG GCCCACCAGTGACTCCTCGTCCTGCATTCTCTCGCTCCATCTCTGTGACAGATGAACGTTCCCTGAGGAAGATGGGAGTGTCGACTGTGGCCATGCCTGACCCATCAAGCCCCTCTGCGCCCCCCTGTCCCATTCGCCTCAACTCCACCCCTGAAtga